Proteins found in one bacterium genomic segment:
- a CDS encoding YHS domain-containing protein produces the protein MNGTTRMLGVALAILGFTASVSMADAAAPAAAPAAAEVGNQRDCPVTGNPIDENVFVVYQGQKIYFCCPGCDETFLKTPETYFDGFAESGVLVASVQTVCAVSGERLPDKNTYVDHRGRRIYFCCPGCDVDFLKEPGKYLPGIK, from the coding sequence ATGAACGGGACCACTCGCATGCTCGGCGTCGCCCTCGCGATCCTCGGGTTCACCGCTTCCGTGAGCATGGCGGACGCGGCCGCCCCGGCCGCGGCCCCGGCGGCCGCGGAGGTCGGCAACCAACGGGACTGTCCCGTCACGGGCAACCCGATCGACGAGAACGTCTTCGTCGTGTATCAGGGACAGAAGATCTACTTCTGCTGTCCCGGCTGCGATGAGACCTTCCTGAAGACCCCCGAAACGTACTTCGACGGCTTCGCCGAGTCCGGTGTCCTCGTCGCGTCGGTCCAGACCGTCTGCGCCGTCAGCGGCGAGCGTCTTCCGGACAAGAATACCTACGTCGACCACCGAGGACGCAGGATCTACTTCTGCTGCCCCGGCTGCGATGTGGACTTCCTGAAAGAGCCCGGCAAGTACTTGCCGGGCATCAAGTAG